In Brassica napus cultivar Da-Ae chromosome C2, Da-Ae, whole genome shotgun sequence, the sequence CTTTAATGGCCATTTAACGTCTTTAAATTTTACCTGTTATTAgacattattatataaatattgaatatttacatttatatatttttagtgcaCAACGATAATGATACTGAAATAACTataacatagttttttttttaaagggttAAATccgggtctattaaagacacagacctaaccCCGGGTGGAGGTAAAACTCACGGATAAATCATCTCTTGGACATTCAAATGAACCGAAAGCAATAGCTCATATCCGTGTGGTCAGCGGGATTCGAACCAAGGTTCACCATCTTGGATTTATTCCTTCGAGCGCCAGTGAACTACCACCCTAACATAGTTTAACGGTCATTTACTTATCTTTACATATTTTACAGTTAATTAAGACGTTGCTGTATAGATTTTGAATAtctgtatagtttttttttggcgtGCAACTGTATCGAAACAACTATGAAATATATGTTTGTATCTAATGCAAAGTTTAATTCATGCATAATGCATACTTCCAAAGAAAAATAAGTCATAGACACTGATATTCCCATTCATCATCAACTGGAATGCATAAGAGAAACACAAGTTCTACATATAATCTAATACATTTATTTTCTAATCACCCCTACTTCCCCaagataaaacaaatatattgttttacatGTCATTAAACTTTTTATTGAATATATCAATGATCTTTAGCATATCATTTTGAATCTACTCACCCACACCATTCATTCCAACACCGAGAAACAAAGCATGTTAACGTTAAAATCCCAATACATACTAATCACCATGCCAGCCACAAGACTCCTCCTCTTCACAAATTCTTCGATCCAGGTTTCACTCGTAGCAAAATTATCTTCATGAATGTCCTTCCAGAATGAAAGAGTGTGGACTGTGTTTGTATCGAGATCATTCACCTTTACATCGAAATGACCAATAATACTCATATGTGCTAAATACATGACATCTGGTATGTGTCTCAGTATAGTAGCCTCGATATACAACATTGGAAGTTGGAGTTTGCCTCCGTACCATACTTCATGGGGCGATAGGGTTTTGGTGATATCCCAAGGATAAGGAGTTATGGGACGGATATCGATTTCTTGAGGAAGTAGTTGATCATTGTTGGCGTTTTCTTCTTGGTGTTTTGTTCGAAAGAAGGTGTAgaacattgttttgatcatctTTGAAGTAGCTACAAGAGAACTAtaagtttttgttgttttttgtggttttgtggTGATAAAGTTGGTTGATAATATAGGTAGTAAGATTGGTTTGATAAGGCTTAGGGTATCTAAGAGTGGTTATTAGAAGAAGCTGATGTGGTCTTTTAGAGTTGTGAGAGTCCAAATGCATATATTGATTTACATGATTTCTGGTTTGGTTATCTTAAACACTTGGTGGATAGTCTTGAATAAGATGGGCCTTGTGGGCTTTCGTTTATGGTTTTATTAGAGAAAGGAAACCCATAAGTATGCAACAAACCTTATGTTTATGGTTATCCAAAGAGATCATTAAAAAACAGTTGcaaaaacattttcttaatgttaaaaaaaaaacattttcttatcTCTCTCACTCACGTACATTTCTCCTTCTTTACTCAAATCATTGTCAGACCTTAACAAGTCCCTTGGTTGGCCAACGGTTTGGTTCTTAATAACCGGGACACCAATCCATTTGTGAGCCCCATGAACCAAGAGCCTTTTTAATTGATAACAACTCTATTATGATAACAATCCGAACGAAGAAAAGAAACAATCACGCCTTTATAGCGTCAGCTCTAGGTCTCCATAGCCCTAGCCTGTATTTGTGGCTATATTTTAGTATCAGTTTTCTCTGCAAAACCAGAATTCAAAACATGTGATAGTGACTGGAAGTATGAACAAGCAAACATGTAAGCATTTTGTTTTGGGTGATAATAATGATACTCCCCACTAGCAAGCTAAACCCAAGTTCCAGGACTAGGATAGAACTATAGGTACATCTACATCAATCTCTTTGTGCTTGAAAAGTTCAAGAACTCAAACTTTTCTCTCCTCTTCTCCTTGATTTGTATAGTTACCACATGAAATTATGTAATGGAACAAACTCAAGGTtctaacatatatattattaatcccCTGAAATCTGGGACCCTAAGTGTCCTACTTTTCTACaacaacaatacaaaaaatGCGATCGCAATCTGTGTAAACCATACAGTACTAGAAGAGAGACGTGATAAAACTTACATGTTTAGCGTACGAGCCACAAGCAGTTTCAAAAGATCACCTATCGCGGTTTCAAGTTTTGGAATGTGAGTCTCAACTCCTCTTCCAATTCCACTCAAGAACTCAGGAACCTTCACTGCATATGTCAGAAAAGATCAATCAAAAACTTAAAGTTTCAGCCTTTTTAGCCAAATTGGATTAAAATATTCACTTAAAATCATAAACATTCAGCCTTTTTAGCCAAATTTGATACGAAATTCACATATGGTCTAACTAGTAACCATCACCTGAACATTGGGAACATATTAGGAAAAGAACGAACATGAATGAAATTATATGACTGAAGAAGACGGTAATTTCTTATCATATATAGtgaacaaatttattttatatttttctaaaataaaaaatatgagtaGTAACGaaaaggaaaaactatttcttaTGAATGGTAAAATTTCTTTCGAATGTTAAAGAATGCATAGTTCATCTTCGTACCATTCATAACCTGAAAATCACAATGTATATGTTAGAGAAGAATTGCATACCCCATCAAGACCCATCAAATACAGAGCTCGACTCAATATCAACCAACAACTCGGCCTAGGACAATTCGGCCCAGCCAATTAGGCCAATGTCGAGTTGGAGGGTTTTACGAGGGCAAGAGAAAGGGGATCTTGAAATCTTAATTTGCGGAACCTATGAAAATGGACAAGTTATACATCTAATTTACTCAATAATGTCATATTGGCTTATAATGATTTTAGTTTACAACGatcataaataattgaaaaaaatttccAGTAAAAATCATAGCtactttaataataaaattttgattaaatattataaaaactgtaattaaaatataattagaaagaAACAACAATTAACTAGATATTTAATAgcttgtatatattttaaaattctaacttcaatttatttttaaagtagaAAGcagaaagttaaaaaattagTCTATTCCACATTTAAAACCATGActtagaaaaatgtttttacaaatatatatgttttgcagaagaaaaatgtttaaaagaagagaaaataaggttagaagaaaaaacataaaaattaaaaagaattcTATTAAAAActttatctataaaataatcACTTGAGATATATagcaaagaaaacaaataaaaacggaATGTGTCTCAAGTCGAGAGGAAAAAGAATGTCTCAAATCAATGTAAACATACAAAACATGAAAATTCAGCCCCATAATCTTACATATACAACTTGTTAAATTTATACCCAAATGTATGATATCAAGATATGATTTAACACATGTTTATATTAAGTAGAATCATCAATATACTTATTTTCATTGGTTTCATATGCTTAGAAACATCAATTGTATGTATACAACTATCATTTTCCTTACATCGAAGCAAATACATGAAAGAGTTCAattcaaaagtaaaaaatatgtttagtcaatcaaagaaaacacaaacaaacataaTCTATAATCTATAATCTAGAAACTAAAGACATGAAAAGAGTTTCATGAGATGAAAGCAAAAGAAGAATCCATAAATAATCATCTCATCAGACTGATGAGATGGGTTGGAAACGCGCCTTCAAACCGATGAGTTTGGCTTTGGTGCACATCTTGTACATGAGACTTGACAGTTCCAACAAGGTTGGATCCAACGCGCTCAAGTGAGATGATGGATATCACCGCCTTTTATACGCTTCCACGATCCTTCTACCGAAACAAACCTATACTGTCTCGATTTACCAAAGAAAAAAGGGTGTTGTCGACAACGCATGAACTGAGATGCATGTCAATTTTACAGATGTCATCTCTAGCAGTTCCCAAAAAGTGAAATCATAGTGGCTAATCAATTcattaaaattctaaaccaAGAATTAACATTATTATAGACATACAATAAGaacaataaatttaacaaattcAAAGTGCATAATCTATGTATGCACGCATAGATAAAAATcctattaattatatttatccaAACAAAACACTGATAAagaagattattattatttatgaggTTTCTATTCATATGTTGTTATAGAATAAAATGTGCTCTTATATAATAGTGATTTGCAAAATAGAACAAAACTAAATAAACATTAGAATACTTTTTAGGTGTATCTAAACTATACTAAAAGTAGAATACTAAGCCTTCTTAGCGTGTCTACGTATGCAAATTAATTGCAGCTAATCAAATTGTTTTAAGATGCCATATCAGCTTTGACACACCGTAACctaaagtcttcctctttcgtGGCCTTTCCGATTACTTCATCCAGCTTCGCCGTTCAGAGTTTCTGTTAAAACAAATGCATCCCTTCTCGACTTCCCTCTATCATTCATATAAAGAGGGATGCAGAGTGAACGCAATCCATTCACATTCTTTGTCAAAAGCAGGCTTCATTCTTTTGCGTCTTTCTTCCTCAGATCCGTCTCAAGGTTTTCCCTGAATCGAGTGTGTAGAAGCAGCCATGGACGGTGGAGCCGAATGATCTCAGCAGCCTCACCTTATCCTAGCTCACAAGCTATTCCTACTCACTCATCCCGATGTTCAAGACATGGAAAAAGTCCTGCTCAAGTCTGACGTCTTGGATTCCATCAAATCCGATGGTAAAGTATCTTCCTTTTTTCTAACCGATTCCCATAGGGTTTAACAATTTCTCGACATTTTTATTGGGTTTTCTGTTCATGATGTTGGGTTGGTGTTCTTTGTAGGTATGGCTGGAGAATGTTGTTCTGTATTTTCGTATTAGTGTCTATTGATTTATACTGATAGAGGGTGTAGtgttgggtccctcctagatggagagGACCAATTGGGATGAACTTAAGAAATAATAATGTTCCCCCTTTGTCACTAGACACATAATAATAGAGTTTtgacaaaaagaagagagagaaaaaggagaaaaagagagagaaggagaaaactcgtaaggtgttttcaagactggatttggagggtcaaacggatcctgatcgggctgatattttgtgggaagcttcttcagtcagtgggttagaggttcaccgaagggatttggatttcaacggttggatcttctgttgtctgggttttcttgaagctggtcgccatagttcttcagcagagcagtcttgggtgtttggtaaatccaacggtgagatcttctcttattgagctgaaatttggcagaggtattgtcgacttgtttatcttggatttgtacggttggattagtttctggaagccggaatctttgtgagctgaggtcgtttggttgctgccggttttgaagctttgtgttgctctcttgttgttgttgtttgtgttggagatagctctttgtagctagattctctgttctgttcaggctgttgaacagggaggacgtggttgtactcacaaacatttatatagtggattgttgaatggactacggtcccgtggtttttttcttctcacatcgaggaggttttccacgtaaaaattgtgtgtctcatttagttatcgcaactttgatatcttgccatcgtcgaagtattttcctcacaggttcgcacaaggtcaggggaacacgaccattagtatttccgctgcgccgtgtgactttccccaacagagtggtatcagagcttctggttttagagctttggttttgataactttgggttgttatttgcttgtgtgaaagatggaaaatatgagcaggatgataagcttgaatggtgctaactatcatctatggaagggcaagatggaggatttgctctttgttaaagaattccatgttccagtcttcgaggagcagaaacctgagaagaagacggatgaagagtggaagctgcagcatcgccaagtgtgtgggttgataaggcagtgggtagatgataatgtgttgcatcatattgagactgagacggatgctcgttctttgtggaagaagctggagcagttatatgctaggaagaccggaaacaacaagatgtacatgatcaagaagttgattgagctgaggtatcaggaggggactccgatgacagatcacttgaatgcgtttcagggattgctcaacaagttgtctgatatgggcatcaagtttgatgatgagattcacggtctgtggcttctcggtactttaccggactcttgggaggttttcaggatgtctctttgtaactccgcgtcggaaggtgttatttcgatggattcagtgaagaacagtgttcttaatgaggaagcaagaaggcagtcgaatgctagcagttcgcgttcagatgtctttgttactgagtcaagggggagaagtacaagtagagatcccaagagagacaagaacaggagCAGGAGCAAGTCTAATAGATTTGCAAATATGGAGTGCTATTTCTGTCATAAGAAAGGGCACATGAAGAAGGATTGctggaagttgaaaaacaagcagcaaggaaatcaagaagaaaaggtggatcgggtgactctcaccgaagatcagtttctcattcttcttgagggtgatgccattaatgtcgcatgccaggacaccagttgggtgattgacagtggagctactactcatgctacatcacagcgggatttgttttctacctatactacgggtaattatggttctgtgaagatggggaatgatgcgatggctcaggttgctggcattggtgatgtttgcttggagactagtcttggtactaggctggtgcttaaggatgttaagcatgttcctgatattaggatgaatctgatatcgacgggaagacttgatgatgagggctatttcagtttgcacggtggtggtaaatggaagctctctcgcggttctttgattgtggctcgaggtgagaagtcttcatctttctattggatgcaggctaaggtctccaaagatgttgttaatgcggtggagaatgataatgccatggagctatggcataagagactcggtcacatgagtgagaaaggaatggttgtgttgtctaagaatgaggtgattccaggaatctctggtttgcacctacagaagtgttcgcattgctttgcgggaaaacaacacagggtatctttcaagtcttccgcaccttctaggaaacccgaggtactggatttggtacactcagatgtgtgtggtccaatgaagacaagatctcttggtggcgcatcatattatgtgacttttattgatgatcattcaaggaagtcgtgggtatttcctatgaggacgaaggatcaggtgctgggatatttcaagcactttgtggcattggttgagagacaaacggggaagaagctgaagtgtatccgcagtgataatggtggagag encodes:
- the LOC106382191 gene encoding B3 domain-containing protein At5g26805, yielding MIKTMFYTFFRTKHQEENANNDQLLPQEIDIRPITPYPWDITKTLSPHEVWYGGKLQLPMLYIEATILRHIPDVMYLAHMSIIGHFDVKVNDLDTNTVHTLSFWKDIHEDNFATSETWIEEFVKRRSLVAGMVISMYWDFNVNMLCFSVLE